The Burkholderia pyrrocinia genome has a segment encoding these proteins:
- the cheD gene encoding chemoreceptor glutamine deamidase CheD — MSALPIATNRYFDNHFGRPGVKLLPNEFYTTSEDMVLMTVLGSCVAACLHDPYAGIGGMNHFMLPDDGADPGAAASESMRYGAYAMEVLINELIKAGGRRERLEAKVFGGAAVLAGMTTINIGDRNADFVRRYLALERIRITAEDLQDVHPRKVAFMPHTGRAMVKKLRLQVPGVTEREAALAREADRAGAARPRPHVELFAAKRPAAPQPARPRIELFGARGASASGTGSAGSAGGVRAANPSAGSSYAGGPYATNLSKKQEA; from the coding sequence ATGAGCGCGCTGCCGATCGCGACCAATCGCTATTTCGACAACCACTTCGGCCGTCCCGGCGTGAAGCTGTTGCCGAACGAGTTCTACACGACGTCCGAGGACATGGTGCTGATGACCGTGCTCGGCTCGTGCGTCGCTGCGTGCCTGCACGACCCGTACGCGGGCATCGGCGGGATGAACCACTTCATGCTGCCCGACGACGGCGCCGATCCGGGCGCGGCCGCGTCGGAATCGATGCGCTACGGCGCGTACGCGATGGAAGTGCTGATCAACGAGCTGATCAAGGCCGGCGGGCGCCGCGAGCGCCTCGAGGCGAAGGTGTTCGGCGGCGCGGCCGTGCTGGCCGGGATGACGACCATCAACATCGGCGATCGCAACGCGGATTTCGTGCGCCGCTACCTCGCGCTCGAACGCATCCGCATCACGGCGGAAGACTTGCAGGATGTCCATCCGCGCAAGGTCGCATTCATGCCGCACACGGGGCGCGCGATGGTGAAGAAGCTGCGGCTGCAGGTGCCGGGCGTCACCGAGCGCGAAGCCGCGCTCGCGCGCGAGGCCGATCGCGCCGGCGCCGCGCGGCCGCGCCCGCATGTCGAGCTGTTCGCGGCGAAACGGCCGGCCGCGCCGCAGCCGGCGCGCCCGCGCATCGAGCTGTTCGGCGCGCGCGGCGCGAGCGCGAGCGGCACCGGCAGCGCGGGCAGTGCAGGCGGCGTGCGGGCAGCGAACCCGTCCGCCGGGAGCTCGTATGCCGGGGGCCCGTACGCGACGAACCTATCGAAAAAGCAGGAGGCATGA
- a CDS encoding protein-glutamate methylesterase/protein-glutamine glutaminase, with protein MTAVQKIKVLCVDDSALIRSLMTEIINSQPDMTVCATAPDPLVARDLIKQHNPDVLTLDVEMPRMDGLDFLEKLMRLRPMPVVMVSSLTERGSEITLRALELGAVDFVTKPRVGIRDGMLDYAEKLADKIRAASRARVRQAPQPQAAARAADSPAAAPMINNPLVSTEKLIIIGASTGGTEAIREVLTPLPPDAPAVLIAQHMPPGFTKSFAQRLNGLCRIAVKEAEHGERVLPGHAYIAPGHAHLLLARSGANYIAQLSDEPPVNRHRPSVDVLFRSAATHAGKNAIGVILTGMGRDGAAGLLEMKRAGAHTFAQDEASCIVFGMPREAIALGGADEIAPLAEMSRRVMARLATMGDRVQRV; from the coding sequence ATGACCGCAGTGCAGAAGATCAAAGTATTGTGCGTCGACGATTCGGCGCTGATCCGCAGCCTGATGACGGAGATCATCAACAGCCAGCCCGACATGACGGTGTGCGCGACCGCGCCCGATCCGCTCGTCGCGCGCGATCTCATCAAGCAGCACAACCCCGACGTGCTTACGCTCGACGTCGAAATGCCGCGCATGGACGGGCTCGACTTCCTCGAGAAGCTGATGCGCCTGCGGCCGATGCCGGTCGTGATGGTGTCGTCGCTGACCGAGCGCGGCTCGGAGATCACGCTGCGCGCGCTCGAACTGGGCGCGGTGGATTTCGTCACGAAGCCGCGCGTCGGGATTCGCGACGGGATGCTCGACTACGCGGAGAAGCTCGCCGACAAGATCCGCGCGGCGTCGCGCGCGCGCGTGCGCCAGGCGCCGCAGCCGCAGGCCGCCGCGCGCGCGGCGGATAGCCCCGCGGCCGCGCCGATGATCAACAACCCGCTCGTCAGTACCGAGAAGCTGATCATCATCGGCGCGTCGACGGGCGGCACCGAGGCGATCCGCGAGGTGCTGACGCCGCTGCCGCCGGATGCGCCGGCCGTGCTGATCGCGCAGCACATGCCGCCCGGCTTCACGAAGTCGTTTGCGCAGCGGCTGAACGGCCTGTGCCGGATCGCGGTGAAGGAAGCGGAGCACGGCGAGCGCGTGCTGCCGGGTCATGCGTACATCGCGCCGGGCCATGCGCACCTGTTGCTCGCGAGAAGCGGCGCGAACTATATTGCGCAACTGTCGGACGAGCCGCCGGTGAACCGTCACCGCCCGTCGGTCGACGTGCTGTTCCGCTCGGCGGCGACGCATGCGGGCAAGAATGCGATCGGCGTGATCCTCACCGGGATGGGCCGCGACGGCGCGGCCGGCCTGCTGGAAATGAAACGCGCGGGCGCGCACACTTTCGCGCAGGATGAGGCGAGCTGCATCGTGTTCGGGATGCCGCGCGAGGCGATCGCGCTCGGCGGCGCCGACGAGATCGCGCCGCTCGCCGAGATGAGCCGCCGCGTGATGGCGCGACTGGCGACGATGGGCGACCGCGTGCAGCGCGTTTGA
- the cheY gene encoding chemotaxis response regulator CheY, translating into MDKSMKILVVDDFPTMRRIVRNLLKELGYTNVDEAEDGAAGLARLRGGGFEFVISDWNMPNLDGLAMLKEIRADATLTHLPVLMVTAESKKENIIAAAQAGASGYVVKPFTAATLDEKLNKIIDKMAKTGS; encoded by the coding sequence ATGGACAAGAGCATGAAAATCCTGGTGGTGGACGATTTCCCGACGATGCGCCGGATCGTCCGCAACCTGCTCAAGGAACTGGGCTACACGAACGTCGACGAGGCCGAGGACGGCGCGGCCGGTCTCGCGCGGCTGCGCGGCGGCGGCTTCGAATTCGTCATCTCGGACTGGAACATGCCGAACCTCGACGGCCTCGCGATGCTGAAGGAAATCCGCGCGGACGCGACGCTCACGCACCTGCCGGTGCTGATGGTCACGGCCGAGTCGAAGAAGGAGAACATCATCGCGGCCGCGCAGGCGGGCGCGAGCGGCTACGTCGTGAAACCGTTCACGGCCGCGACGCTCGACGAGAAGCTGAACAAGATCATCGACAAGATGGCGAAGACCGGGAGCTGA